The following coding sequences are from one Paenibacillus sp. FSL R5-0912 window:
- a CDS encoding ATP-binding cassette domain-containing protein, which produces MRIRAEHLSLHYDGKYAVQDISLNISTGTLTVLCGVNGSGKSTLLRLLAGLEQPASGNIIHEDTKPADRKAGEAVAMVFQQPETQLFADSVHKDIEYGLTQRGVPKVQRTDIIRSALARTGLPYEVFAERSPFLLSGGEKRRVCIAGAIASRPGLLILDEPTAGLDPLAAQSLLEMVQELRQSGLTLIIGTHDLDSFLPIADGVIVMKQGAVHYDGPAAALTADPGLLRGAGLTPPAYASIGRRLVERGWLEALPDNLEELLAGLDKQPLPVPQDVSPPANIPAAPVPDGQDNRQRDHGEGTQDQSAPPLQIVAETVLSASTSFKQAPGRIRWQGLDPRVKWLGMITGSLTVLGMDTFLPLLLAAFLLAGLTVSAGISWRRAFRFFRPFLLMFLFLWLLSGLSWNSPGFSMGPLSFSSAGLQRGGISVLRFLLLIVLGFLFTETTTGTPLREGLEWGIAPLRHLGIRTRNWSLAVSVTLQFVPWILGKLTQLQLALSSRGRRARGLARWSPRQIALIIVPLLILVLGMGDELATAVESRGYDPAKQRTPVYQLAWNKRDTLVALCILTAAGLLWWVARIS; this is translated from the coding sequence ATGAGGATTCGGGCAGAGCATCTCTCCTTACATTACGACGGCAAGTACGCCGTGCAGGATATCTCCCTAAATATCTCCACAGGCACACTGACCGTGCTCTGCGGAGTTAACGGAAGCGGCAAGTCCACTCTGCTGCGCCTGCTCGCCGGGCTGGAGCAGCCGGCATCCGGCAATATCATTCATGAGGATACGAAGCCTGCGGACCGCAAGGCCGGGGAGGCTGTTGCTATGGTATTCCAGCAGCCGGAGACCCAGCTGTTCGCGGACAGCGTCCATAAGGATATCGAATACGGCCTGACGCAGCGCGGCGTGCCTAAGGTACAGCGGACGGACATCATCCGCAGCGCCCTCGCGCGCACCGGGCTGCCTTATGAGGTGTTCGCCGAACGTTCCCCTTTCCTGCTTAGCGGAGGCGAGAAGCGGCGGGTCTGCATTGCCGGAGCCATAGCCTCCCGGCCCGGGCTTCTCATTCTCGATGAGCCGACCGCAGGACTGGACCCGCTGGCGGCACAGTCGCTGCTGGAAATGGTGCAGGAGCTGCGGCAGAGCGGCCTGACTCTGATCATCGGCACACATGATCTGGACAGCTTTCTGCCGATTGCCGACGGGGTGATCGTGATGAAGCAGGGCGCAGTCCATTATGATGGCCCTGCTGCGGCACTGACAGCAGATCCCGGCCTGCTTAGAGGTGCCGGACTTACGCCTCCGGCTTATGCCTCGATAGGCCGCAGGCTTGTTGAACGCGGCTGGCTTGAAGCATTGCCGGACAATCTGGAGGAGCTGCTCGCCGGACTGGATAAGCAGCCTCTGCCCGTTCCGCAGGATGTCAGCCCCCCGGCGAACATCCCTGCAGCTCCTGTGCCGGACGGCCAGGATAACCGTCAGAGGGATCACGGTGAAGGGACACAGGACCAGAGTGCCCCTCCCCTGCAAATCGTCGCAGAGACGGTGTTATCTGCATCAACATCATTCAAACAAGCCCCTGGCCGGATACGCTGGCAGGGACTGGATCCCCGGGTCAAATGGCTGGGGATGATTACCGGATCACTGACCGTGCTGGGGATGGACACCTTCCTCCCGCTGCTGCTGGCTGCATTCCTGCTGGCCGGACTCACGGTTTCGGCCGGAATTTCCTGGCGGAGAGCCTTCCGTTTCTTCCGCCCGTTCCTCCTCATGTTCCTGTTCCTCTGGCTGCTGTCCGGGCTCAGCTGGAACTCACCCGGCTTCAGCATGGGTCCGCTCAGCTTCAGTTCTGCCGGACTTCAGCGCGGAGGAATCAGCGTGCTGCGGTTTCTGCTGCTGATCGTCCTCGGGTTCCTGTTCACGGAGACCACTACCGGCACTCCGCTGCGCGAAGGGCTGGAATGGGGAATTGCTCCGCTGAGACATCTTGGAATCCGGACCCGCAACTGGTCGCTGGCTGTGTCCGTGACGCTGCAGTTCGTGCCCTGGATTCTCGGCAAGCTGACACAGCTGCAGCTGGCGCTGAGCTCGCGCGGCAGACGGGCCCGCGGACTGGCGCGCTGGTCCCCGCGTCAGATTGCCCTGATCATCGTGCCCCTGCTGATCCTTGTCCTGGGCATGGGCGACGAGCTGGCTACAGCCGTTGAATCACGCGGGTATGATCCCGCCAAGCAGCGGACTCCTGTCTATCAGCTGGCCTGGAACAAGCGCGATACATTGGTTGCGCTATGTATCCTGACGGCAGCGGGCCTGCTGTGGTGGGTTGCCCGGATCAGCTAA
- a CDS encoding nitroreductase family protein, protein MGNAVMEIMEKRKSVRTYETTPIDTAAHASIMEYLDKEENLRGPFGGISGIEWIWAKGGAGEGKGMKLGAYGIIVNPQAYLVGSVRNGKLELLEFGYTFQKLILFATGLGLGTCWIGGTFNRKSFTRELELAEGEIIPCITPLGYAREKQRLLDTTMRYVVRADNKKPWQELFCDGDFSKRLTPEAAGKLAVPIEMVRIGPSASNKQPWRLVLSPDRQQLHFYLEHTPNYSGNKLGFQMQRIDIGIAACNFELACRELDIPGTWTINDPGIEAGSPNTEYMLSYTLS, encoded by the coding sequence ATGGGGAATGCAGTAATGGAAATTATGGAGAAACGCAAGTCTGTGCGGACTTATGAAACCACACCAATTGATACAGCAGCCCATGCCTCCATTATGGAGTATCTGGATAAGGAAGAGAATTTGCGCGGTCCTTTTGGCGGGATATCAGGGATTGAATGGATCTGGGCCAAAGGCGGGGCGGGGGAAGGCAAGGGCATGAAGCTGGGCGCTTACGGGATCATTGTGAATCCGCAGGCTTATCTGGTAGGCTCCGTGCGTAACGGGAAGCTGGAACTGCTGGAGTTCGGATATACCTTCCAGAAGCTGATTCTTTTTGCGACCGGGCTGGGTCTTGGAACCTGCTGGATTGGTGGAACCTTTAACCGCAAATCCTTTACGCGTGAGCTGGAGCTTGCCGAAGGGGAGATTATTCCCTGCATTACGCCGCTAGGCTACGCGCGGGAGAAGCAGCGCCTGCTGGATACCACGATGCGGTATGTGGTCAGAGCCGACAATAAGAAGCCTTGGCAGGAGCTCTTCTGTGACGGTGATTTCAGCAAACGGCTGACACCGGAAGCCGCGGGGAAGCTGGCCGTCCCCATCGAGATGGTCCGGATCGGCCCGTCAGCCTCCAACAAGCAGCCCTGGAGACTTGTCTTGTCTCCAGACCGGCAGCAGTTACATTTCTACTTGGAGCATACGCCTAATTACAGCGGCAATAAGCTCGGGTTCCAGATGCAGCGGATTGATATCGGCATTGCCGCCTGCAATTTCGAACTGGCCTGCCGGGAGCTGGATATCCCAGGCACCTGGACCATTAATGATCCAGGTATAGAAGCCGGAAGTCCGAATACGGAATACATGCTCAGCTATACACTTAGCTGA